One window of the Candidatus Bathyarchaeota archaeon genome contains the following:
- a CDS encoding 4Fe-4S binding protein, which translates to MFCGTCIAACPVNVLIPAEDERPTIKGICVLC; encoded by the coding sequence ATGTTCTGTGGAACATGCATAGCAGCATGTCCTGTAAACGTTCTGATTCCAGCTGAAGATGAGAGGCCTACAATAAAAGGCATCTGTGTACTCTGCG